A part of Neovison vison isolate M4711 chromosome 6, ASM_NN_V1, whole genome shotgun sequence genomic DNA contains:
- the LRRC8E gene encoding volume-regulated anion channel subunit LRRC8E, translating to MIPVAEFKQFTEQQPAFKVLKPWWDVLAEYLTVAMLMIGVFGCTLQVTQDKIICLPSHELRENLSEAPCQQLLPRGVSEQMGGLREVSGLKNNLDLQQYSFINQLCYETALHWYAKYFPYLVVIHTLIFMVCTSFWFKFPGTSSKIEHFISILGKCFDSPWTTRALSEVSGDNHKGPAAGRATATVEASAGPGKASEGEKEKVLMEPEKVVTEPPAVTLLDKKEGEQAKALFEKVKKFRVHVEEGDILYTMYIRQTVLKVCKFFAILVYNLVYVEKISFLVACRVETSEVTGYASFCCNHTKAHLFSKLAFCYISFVCVYGLTCLYTLYWLFHRPLKEYSFRSVREETGMGDIPDVKNDFAFMLHLIDQYDSLYSKRFAVFLSEVSESRLKQLNLNHEWTPEKLRQKLQRNARGRLELALCMLPGLPDTVFELSELEALRLEAICDITFPPGLSQLVGLQELSLLHSPARLPFSLQVFLRDRLKVIRVKCEELREVPLWVFGLRGLEELHLEGLFPPELARAATLESLRELKQLKVLSLRSNAGKVPASVTDVAGHLQRLSLHNDGARLLALNSLKKLAALRELELVACGLERIPHAIFSLGALQELDLKDNHLRSIEEILSFQHCRKLVTLRLWHNQIAYVPEHVRKLRGLEQLYLSHNKLETLPSQLGMCCSLRLLDISHNGLRSLPPELGLLQNLQHLALSYNALEALPDELFFCRKLRTLLLGYNHLSQLSPQVGALRALGRLELRGNRLEVLPEELGNCVGLRKVGLVVEDALYEGLPAEVREKLEEE from the exons ATGATTCCGGTGGCCGAGTTCAAGCAGTTCACGGAGCAGCAGCCCGCCTTCAAGGTGCTCAAGCCCTGGTGGGACGTGCTGGCCGAGTACCTCACGGTGGCTATGCTCATGATCGGGGTCTTCGGCTGCACTCTGCAG GTGACACAGGACAAGATCATCTGTCTGCCCAGTCACGAGCTCCGAGAGAATCTATCCGAAGCCCCGTGCCagcagctgctgccccggggGGTCTCCGAGCAGATGGGGGGCCTCCGGGAGGTCAGCGGCCTCAAGAACAACTTGGACCTCCAGCAGTACAGCTTCATCAACCAGCTGTGCTACGAGACCGCCCTCCACTGGTACGCCAAGTACTTCCCCTACCTGGTCGTCATCCACACACTCATCTTCATGGTCTGCACCAGCTTCTGGTTCAAGTTCCCCGGCACCAGTTCCAAGATCGAGCACTTCATCTCCATTCTGGGCAAGTGTTTCGACTCGCCGTGGACCACGCGGGCCCTGTCCGAGGTCTCTGGGGACAACCACAAGGGCCCGGCTGCGGGACGGGCGACGGCGACTGTGGAGGCGTCCGCGGGGCCAGGAAAGGCAAGTGAGGGTGAGAAGGAAAAGGTGCTGATGGAGCCTGAGAAGGTGGTGACGGAGCCACCGGCCGTCACCCTGCTGGACAAGAAGGAGGGCGAACAGGCCAAGGCGTTGTTTGAGAAGGTCAAGAAGTTCCGCGTGCACGTGGAGGAGGGTGACATCTTGTACACCATGTACATCCGGCAGACGGTGCTCAAGGTCTGTAAGTTTTTCGCCATCCTGGTCTACAACCTGGTCTATGTGGAAAAGATCAGTTTCCTGGTGGCCTGCAGGGTCGAGACCTCGGAGGTGACAGGCTACGCCAGCTTCTGCTGCAACCACACCAAGGCCCACCTCTTCTCCAAGCTGGCGTTCTGCTACATCTCTTTCGTGTGCGTCTACGGGCTGACCTGTCTCTACACCCTCTACTGGCTTTTCCACCGGCCCCTCAAGGAGTACTCCTTCCGCTCGGTGCGGGAGGAGACCGGCATGGGGGACATACCGGACGTCAAGAATGACTTCGCTTTCATGCTCCACCTCATCGACCAGTATGACTCGCTCTACTCCAAGCGCTTCGCCGTCTTCCTCTCCGAGGTCAGTGAGAGCCGCCTGAAGCAACTCAACCTGAACCATGAGTGGACGCCCGAGAAGCTTCGGCAGAAGCTGCAGCGCAACGCCCGCGGCCGGCTCGAGCTGGCCCTCTGCATGCTCCCGGGGCTGCCCGACACCGTCTTCGAGCTCAGCGAGCTGGAGGCGCTGCGGCTGGAGGCCATCTGCGACATCACGTTCCCCCCGGGCCTCTCGCAGCTGGTGGGCCTGCAGGAGCTCAGCCTGCTGCACTCGCCCGCCAGGCTGCCCTTCTCCTTGCAGGTCTTCCTGCGGGACCGCCTCAAGGTCATCCGCGTCAAGTGCGAGGAGCTCCGCGAGGTGCCCCTGTGGGTGTTTGGGCTGCGGGGCCTGGAGGAGCTGCACCTCGAGGGCCTCTTCCCCCCGGAGCTGGCTCGGGCGGCGACCCTCGAGAGCCTCCGGGAGCTAAAGCAGCTCAAGGTGCTATCTCTGCGGAGCAACGCCGGCAAGGTGCCCGCCAGCGTGACGGACGTGGCCGGCCATCTGCAGCGGCTCAGCCTGCACAACGATGGGGCCCGCCTGCTGGCCCTTAACAGCCTCAAGAAGCTGGCGGCGCTGCGGGAGCTGGAGCTGGTGGCCTGCGGGCTGGAGCGCATCCCGCACGCCATCTTCAGCCTGGGCGCGCTGCAGGAACTGGACCTCAAGGACAACCACCTGCGGTCCATCGAGGAGATCCTCAGCTTCCAGCACTGTCGCAAGCTGGTCACGCTCAGGCTGTGGCACAACCAGATCGCCTATGTCCCCGAGCACGTGCGGAAGCTCCGGGGCCTCGAGCAGCTCTACCTCAGCCACAACAAGCTGGAGACCCTGCCCAGCCAGCTGGGCATGTGCTGCAGCCTCCGCCTGCTGGACATCTCCCACAATGGGCTGCGCTCCCTGCCCCCTGAGCTGGGCCTCCTCCAGAACCTGCAGCACCTCGCTCTGTCCTACAATGCCCTGGAGGCCCTGCCCGACGAGCTCTTCTTCTGCCGCAAGCTGCGGACGCTGCTCCTGGGCTACAACCACCTGAGCCAGCTCTCGCCCCAGGTGGGGGCCCTCAGAGCCCTCGGGCGCCTGGAGCTCAGGGGCAACCGCTTGGAGGTGCTGCCAGAAGAGCTTGGCAACTGCGTGGGGCTCAGGAAAGTGGGGCTCGTGGTAGAGGATGCCCTTTACGAGGGCCTGCCGGCAGAGGTGCGGGAGAAACTGGAGGAGGAATGA
- the MAP2K7 gene encoding dual specificity mitogen-activated protein kinase kinase 7 isoform X3, which translates to MAASSLEQKLSRLEAKLKQENREARRRIDLNLDISPQRPRPTLQLPLANDGGSRSPCSESSPQHPTPPARPRNMLGLPSTLFMPRSMESIEIDQKLQEIMKQTGYLTIGGQRYQAEINDLENLGEMGSGTCGQVWKMRFRKTGHVIAVKQMRRSGNKEENKRILMDLDVVLKSHDCPYIVQCFGTFITNTDVFIAMELMGTCAEKLKKRVQGPIPERILGKMTVAIVKALYYLKEKHGVIHRDVKPSNILLDERGQIKLCDFGISGRLVDSKAKTRSAGCAAYMAPERIDPPDPTKPDYDIRADVWSLGISLVELATGQFPYKNCKTDFEVLTKVLQEEPPLLPGHMGFSGDFQSFVKDCLTKDHRKRPKYNKLLEHSFIKRYEMLEVDVASWFKDVMAKTESPRTSGVLSQHHLPFFR; encoded by the exons ATGGCGGCGTCCTCCCTGGAGCAGAAGCTGTCCCGCCTGGAAGCAAAGCTGAAGCAGGAGAACCGCGAGGCCCGGCGGAGGATCGACCTCAACCTGGATATCAGCCCCCAGCGGCCCAGGCCCA ccctccaGCTCCCGCTGGCCAATGATGGGGGCAGCCGCTCACCGTGCTCCGAGAGCTCCCCACAGCACCCCACACCCCCTGCCCGGCCCCGCAACATGCTGGGGCTTCCATCAACCTTGTTCATGCCCCGCAGCATGGAGAG CATTGAGATTGACCAGAAGCTACAGGAGATCATGAAGCAGACCGGCTACCTGACCATCGGGGGCCAG CGCTACCAGGCCGAAATCAACGATCTGGAGAACCTGGGGGAGATGGGCAGCGGCACTTGCGGCCAGGTGTGGAAGATGCGCTTCCGGAAGACGGGCCACGTGATCGCCGTCAAG CAAATGCGGCGCTCGGGGAATAAGGAGGAGAACAAGCGGATCCTCATGGACCTGGACGTGGTGCTCAAGAGCCACGACTGCCCCTACATCGTGCAGTGCTTCGGCACGTTTATCACCAAC ACGGACGTCTTCATCGCCATGGAGCTCATGGGCACGTGCGCCGAGAAGCTCAAGAAGCGGGTGCAGGGTCCCATCCCCGAGCGGATCCTGGGCAAGATGACGGTGGCG ATCGTGAAGGCGCTGTACTACCTGAAGGAGAAGCACGGCGTGATCCACCGAGACGTCAAGCCCTCGAACATCCTGCTGGACGAGCGGGGCCAGAtcaagctctgtgactttggcatCAGCGGACGTCTGGTCGATTCCAAGGCCAAGACGCGCAGCGCCGGCTGTGCCGCGTACATGGCG CCGGAGCGCATAGACCCTCCGGACCCCACCAAGCCAGACTATGACATCCGGGCCGACGTATGGAGCCTGGGTATATCCTTG GTGGAGCTAGCGACCGGACAGTTTCCCTACAAGAACTGCAAGACAGACTTTGAGGTCCTTACCAAAGTCCTCCAGGAAGAGCCCCCGCTCTTGCCCGGGCACATGGGCTTCTCAGGGGACTTCCAGTCCTTTGTCAAAGACTG cCTTACTAAGGATCACAGGAAGAGACCAAAGTATAATAAGCTACTT GAACACAGCTTCATCAAGCGCTACGAAATGCTGGAGGTGGACGTGGCATCCTGGTTCAAGGACGTCATGGCGAAGACCGAGTCACCGAGGACGAGTGGAGTCCTGAGCCAGCACCACCTGCCCTTCTTCAGGTAG
- the MAP2K7 gene encoding dual specificity mitogen-activated protein kinase kinase 7 isoform X2, translating to MAASSLEQKLSRLEAKLKQENREARRRIDLNLDISPQRPRPIIVITLSPAPAPSQRAALQLPLANDGGSRSPCSESSPQHPTPPARPRNMLGLPSTLFMPRSMESIEIDQKLQEIMKQTGYLTIGGQRYQAEINDLENLGEMGSGTCGQVWKMRFRKTGHVIAVKQMRRSGNKEENKRILMDLDVVLKSHDCPYIVQCFGTFITNTDVFIAMELMGTCAEKLKKRVQGPIPERILGKMTVAIVKALYYLKEKHGVIHRDVKPSNILLDERGQIKLCDFGISGRLVDSKAKTRSAGCAAYMAPERIDPPDPTKPDYDIRADVWSLGISLVELATGQFPYKNCKTDFEVLTKVLQEEPPLLPGHMGFSGDFQSFVKDCLTKDHRKRPKYNKLLEHSFIKRYEMLEVDVASWFKDVMAKTESPRTSGVLSQHHLPFFR from the exons ATGGCGGCGTCCTCCCTGGAGCAGAAGCTGTCCCGCCTGGAAGCAAAGCTGAAGCAGGAGAACCGCGAGGCCCGGCGGAGGATCGACCTCAACCTGGATATCAGCCCCCAGCGGCCCAGGCCCA TTATTGTGATCACTCTAAGCCCTGCTCCTGCCCCGTCCCAACGAGCAG ccctccaGCTCCCGCTGGCCAATGATGGGGGCAGCCGCTCACCGTGCTCCGAGAGCTCCCCACAGCACCCCACACCCCCTGCCCGGCCCCGCAACATGCTGGGGCTTCCATCAACCTTGTTCATGCCCCGCAGCATGGAGAG CATTGAGATTGACCAGAAGCTACAGGAGATCATGAAGCAGACCGGCTACCTGACCATCGGGGGCCAG CGCTACCAGGCCGAAATCAACGATCTGGAGAACCTGGGGGAGATGGGCAGCGGCACTTGCGGCCAGGTGTGGAAGATGCGCTTCCGGAAGACGGGCCACGTGATCGCCGTCAAG CAAATGCGGCGCTCGGGGAATAAGGAGGAGAACAAGCGGATCCTCATGGACCTGGACGTGGTGCTCAAGAGCCACGACTGCCCCTACATCGTGCAGTGCTTCGGCACGTTTATCACCAAC ACGGACGTCTTCATCGCCATGGAGCTCATGGGCACGTGCGCCGAGAAGCTCAAGAAGCGGGTGCAGGGTCCCATCCCCGAGCGGATCCTGGGCAAGATGACGGTGGCG ATCGTGAAGGCGCTGTACTACCTGAAGGAGAAGCACGGCGTGATCCACCGAGACGTCAAGCCCTCGAACATCCTGCTGGACGAGCGGGGCCAGAtcaagctctgtgactttggcatCAGCGGACGTCTGGTCGATTCCAAGGCCAAGACGCGCAGCGCCGGCTGTGCCGCGTACATGGCG CCGGAGCGCATAGACCCTCCGGACCCCACCAAGCCAGACTATGACATCCGGGCCGACGTATGGAGCCTGGGTATATCCTTG GTGGAGCTAGCGACCGGACAGTTTCCCTACAAGAACTGCAAGACAGACTTTGAGGTCCTTACCAAAGTCCTCCAGGAAGAGCCCCCGCTCTTGCCCGGGCACATGGGCTTCTCAGGGGACTTCCAGTCCTTTGTCAAAGACTG cCTTACTAAGGATCACAGGAAGAGACCAAAGTATAATAAGCTACTT GAACACAGCTTCATCAAGCGCTACGAAATGCTGGAGGTGGACGTGGCATCCTGGTTCAAGGACGTCATGGCGAAGACCGAGTCACCGAGGACGAGTGGAGTCCTGAGCCAGCACCACCTGCCCTTCTTCAGGTAG
- the MAP2K7 gene encoding dual specificity mitogen-activated protein kinase kinase 7 isoform X1, whose amino-acid sequence MGPGVPYAGGCPRYTVRHGEAHGGQVPEEPPPGICVCVSSIHPPGPAISVGFYPSLQFGASRLPPLPHYDLISFLLNKSVVSVVIYRGVVFFFLPFPHPVIVITLSPAPAPSQRAALQLPLANDGGSRSPCSESSPQHPTPPARPRNMLGLPSTLFMPRSMESIEIDQKLQEIMKQTGYLTIGGQRYQAEINDLENLGEMGSGTCGQVWKMRFRKTGHVIAVKQMRRSGNKEENKRILMDLDVVLKSHDCPYIVQCFGTFITNTDVFIAMELMGTCAEKLKKRVQGPIPERILGKMTVAIVKALYYLKEKHGVIHRDVKPSNILLDERGQIKLCDFGISGRLVDSKAKTRSAGCAAYMAPERIDPPDPTKPDYDIRADVWSLGISLVELATGQFPYKNCKTDFEVLTKVLQEEPPLLPGHMGFSGDFQSFVKDCLTKDHRKRPKYNKLLEHSFIKRYEMLEVDVASWFKDVMAKTESPRTSGVLSQHHLPFFR is encoded by the exons ATGGGGCCAGGGGTCCCTTATGCGGGGGGCTGTCCCAGGTACACAGTGAGGCACGGTGAGGCCCATGGCGGGCAGGTCCCTGAGGAGCCCCCTCCAGGCATCTGTGTCTGTGTCAGCTCCATCCATCCTCCCGGTCCTGCCATTTCTGTCGGTTTCTACCCGTCTCTGCAGTTTGGAGCCTCGCGCCTCCCCCCTCTTCCTCATtatgatttgatttcttttcttttgaacaaATCAGTTGTTTCTGTTGTGATTTATcgtggtgttgtttttttttttcttccttttccccatcCAGTTATTGTGATCACTCTAAGCCCTGCTCCTGCCCCGTCCCAACGAGCAG ccctccaGCTCCCGCTGGCCAATGATGGGGGCAGCCGCTCACCGTGCTCCGAGAGCTCCCCACAGCACCCCACACCCCCTGCCCGGCCCCGCAACATGCTGGGGCTTCCATCAACCTTGTTCATGCCCCGCAGCATGGAGAG CATTGAGATTGACCAGAAGCTACAGGAGATCATGAAGCAGACCGGCTACCTGACCATCGGGGGCCAG CGCTACCAGGCCGAAATCAACGATCTGGAGAACCTGGGGGAGATGGGCAGCGGCACTTGCGGCCAGGTGTGGAAGATGCGCTTCCGGAAGACGGGCCACGTGATCGCCGTCAAG CAAATGCGGCGCTCGGGGAATAAGGAGGAGAACAAGCGGATCCTCATGGACCTGGACGTGGTGCTCAAGAGCCACGACTGCCCCTACATCGTGCAGTGCTTCGGCACGTTTATCACCAAC ACGGACGTCTTCATCGCCATGGAGCTCATGGGCACGTGCGCCGAGAAGCTCAAGAAGCGGGTGCAGGGTCCCATCCCCGAGCGGATCCTGGGCAAGATGACGGTGGCG ATCGTGAAGGCGCTGTACTACCTGAAGGAGAAGCACGGCGTGATCCACCGAGACGTCAAGCCCTCGAACATCCTGCTGGACGAGCGGGGCCAGAtcaagctctgtgactttggcatCAGCGGACGTCTGGTCGATTCCAAGGCCAAGACGCGCAGCGCCGGCTGTGCCGCGTACATGGCG CCGGAGCGCATAGACCCTCCGGACCCCACCAAGCCAGACTATGACATCCGGGCCGACGTATGGAGCCTGGGTATATCCTTG GTGGAGCTAGCGACCGGACAGTTTCCCTACAAGAACTGCAAGACAGACTTTGAGGTCCTTACCAAAGTCCTCCAGGAAGAGCCCCCGCTCTTGCCCGGGCACATGGGCTTCTCAGGGGACTTCCAGTCCTTTGTCAAAGACTG cCTTACTAAGGATCACAGGAAGAGACCAAAGTATAATAAGCTACTT GAACACAGCTTCATCAAGCGCTACGAAATGCTGGAGGTGGACGTGGCATCCTGGTTCAAGGACGTCATGGCGAAGACCGAGTCACCGAGGACGAGTGGAGTCCTGAGCCAGCACCACCTGCCCTTCTTCAGGTAG
- the TGFBR3L gene encoding transforming growth factor-beta receptor type 3-like protein has product MPGATLLLLALLPGVATSPSGPLGSSPGPPTFLRGPSSYEAHERGEQCASAFRNCSSPGALGELPSPSLTASPPSGTLRLDWPSQGSPGLPWVEKSRSEKWGLLPRGAAPPLLCHPFFPPAPPFPAAPGPWLRQPLFSLELSDAEDAFPRRAGPLEVPADSRVFVQAALARPSPRWGVVLHRCSMTPSSRPAPGPALALLRGGCPADSSVVLPPPPARPGAAGPLRFSFRLRPVFNNSVQFLHCQLSRCRRLRGARRTPAPLTLPPPSLCLPQDEACTGAGSGSGESLGADGPHLHTLTQPIVVTVPRPPPGPPKGVPSKAVRPEPPAPASAALEPAPVVALVLAAFVLGAALAAGLGLVCAHSAPPNPGPAPRDSPSGTQPRRPQ; this is encoded by the exons ATGCCGGGTGCCACGCTCCTGCTGCTGGCCCTGCTCCCTGGGGTCGCCACCTCGCCCAGCGGGCCGCTTG GTTCCTCTCCTGGACCCCCCACCTTCCTCAGAGGCCCCAGCAGCTATGAGGCCCATGAGCGCGGAGAGCAGTGTGCCAGTGCTTTTAGGAACTGT AGCAGCCCTGGGGCCCTTGGGGAgctgccctcccccagcctgaCCGCATCGCCCCCATCAGGCACCCTGCGACTGGACTGGCCCAGCCAGGGATCCCCTGGTCTGCCCTGGGTGGAGAAGTCCAGGTCTGAGAAGTGGGGGCTCCTCCCCAGAG GGGCTGCGCCACCTCTGTTGTGTCACCCTTTCTTCCCGCCAGCGCCCCCATTCCCCGCGGCGCCTGGGCCCTGGCTGCGCCAACCCCTTTTCAGTCTGGAGCTGTCGGACGCGGAGGACGCCTTCCCGCGCCGCGCGGGGCCACTCGAGGTCCCGGCCGACAGCCGCGTGTTCGTGCAG GCTGCCCTGGCCCGTCCCTCTCCGCGCTGGGGCGTGGTCCTGCACCGCTGCTCGATGACGCCGTCCTCGCGCCCGGCCCCGGGGCCCGCCCTGGCACTGCTGCGCGGGGGCTGCCCCGCCGACTCCTCCGTCGTCCTCCCGCCACCGCCGGCGCGCCCGGGTGCTGCCGGTCCCCTGCGCTTCAGCTTCCGCCTGCGCCCGGTCTTCAACAACTCGGTGCAGTTTTTGCACTGCCAGCTGAGCCGCTGCCGCCGCCTCCGGGGAGCCCGCCGGACACCTGCCCCTCTGACGCTGCCGCCGCCATCGCTG tgTCTGCCTCAGGATGAGGCGTGCACGGGCGCCGGCAGCGGCAGTGGCGAGAGTCTGGGTGCCGACGGTCCCCACCTGCACACGCTGACGCAGCCCATCGTGGTCACAGTGCCGCGGCCACCCCCCG GGCCACCCAAGGGCGTCCCCAGCAAAGCCGTGCGTCCTGAGCCTCCCGCCCCGGCCTCCGCGGCCCTAGAGCCCGCGCCCGTGGTGGCGCTGGTGTTGGCTGCCTTCGTGCTGGGCGCTGCGCTGGCCGCCGGGCTCGGCCTCGTCTGTGCGCATTCAG CACCCCCGAACCCCGGTCCCGCCCCGAGAGACTCGCCCAGCGGTACCCAGCCCAGGAGGCCCCAGTAA
- the SNAPC2 gene encoding snRNA-activating protein complex subunit 2 codes for MKPPQRRRAAPARYLGEVTGPAAWSAREKRQLLRLLQARQGQPEPDAAELARELPGRSEAEIRDFLRQLKGRVVREAIQMVQPGGPQGRRRGETQTPAPIEVWMDLAEKITGPLEETLTVAFSQVLTIAATEPVSLLHSKPPKSTQARGKLLLLSAPGGREDPSPDTPGPAPKTNGPATEAAAASLSDPAAAAAAEEADFSVDFEKIYKYLSSVSRRCNGPELSAAEAAVVLDLLLALPQELLRLPCEALVKHLSDTYAHLTAPQPDPAFEGLAPGAEDAGTGVQGHEEASQAELQAPENARPREPRSVWQAAGVCPLNPFLVPLELLGRAAGPAR; via the exons ATGAAGCCTCCACAGCGGCGGCGGGCGGCCCCGGCGCGCTACCTGGGCGAGGTGACCGGCCCCGCGGCCTGGAGCGCCCGCGAGAAGCGACAGCTGCTACGACTGCTGCAGGCGCGGCAGGGCCAGCCGGAGCCGGATGCCGCCGAGCTGGCCCGGGAGCTGCCGGGCCGAAGCGAGGCGGAG ATCCGGGACTTCCTGCGGCAGCTCAAGGGCCGCGTGGTCCGGGAGGCCATCCAGATGGTGCAGCCCGGTGGCCCGCAGGGACGGAGACGCGGGGAAACACAGACCCCGGCCCCCATCGAG GTATGGATGGATCTGGCAGAGAAGATAACAGGCCCGCTGGAGGAGACCCTGACTGTGGCTTTCTCACAG GTACTCACCATCGCCGCCACGGAGCCCGTCAGCCTCCTGCACTCCAAGCCCCCCAAGTCCACACAGGCGCGGGGAAAGCTACTGCTGCTCAGCGCCCCTGGTGGGCGGGAGGACCCCAGCCCTGACACTCCTGGCCCCGCCCCTAAGACGAATGGACCCGCCACGGAGGCCGCAGCTGCATCCCTGTCTGACCccgcggcggcggcagcggcagaagaagcagacttctccgTGGACTTCGAGAAGATCTACAAGTATCTGTCGTCTGTTTCCCGCAGGTGTAATGGCCCTGAGCTTTCTGCAGCTG AGGCAGCAGTGGTCCTGGACCTGCTCCTGGCACTTCCGCAAGAGCTGCTCCGCCTGCCCTGCGAGGCCCTGGTTAAACACCTGTCGGATACGTACGCGCACCTGACAGCCCCCCAGCCCGACCCAGCGTTCGAGGGCCTGGCGCCCGGAGCTGAGGATGCCGGGACAGGTGTCCAGGGGCACGAGGAGGCCAGCCAGGCGGAGCTGCAGGCCCCCGAGAACGCCAGGCCCAGGGAGCCAAGGTCTGTTTGGCAAGCAGCCGGGGTCTGCCCCCTGAACCCGTTCTTGGTGCCCCTGGAACTTCTGGGCCGGGCAGCCGGCCCTGCTAGGTGA
- the CTXN1 gene encoding cortexin-1 — protein MSATWTLSPEPLPPSTGPPVGAGLDAEQRTVFAFVLCLLVVLVLLMVRCVRILLDPYSRMPASSWTDHKEALERGQFDYALV, from the coding sequence ATGAGCGCGACGTGGACGCTGTCCCCCGAGCCGCTGCCGCCGTCGACGGGGCCCCCGGTGGGCGCGGGCCTGGACGCGGAGCAGCGCACGGTGTTCGCCTTCGTGCTCTGCCTGCTCGTGGTCCTGGTGCTGCTGATGGTGCGCTGCGTGCGCATCCTGCTCGACCCCTACAGCCGCATGCCCGCCTCGTCCTGGACCGACCACAAGGAGGCGCTCGAGCGTGGGCAGTTCGACTACGCGCTGGTCTGA
- the TIMM44 gene encoding mitochondrial import inner membrane translocase subunit TIM44 — MAAAALWGGWCRCPRRCLGSGVQFLSSHSLLPLRHRASQTRWPRRELPVSRSYSSGNRKGFLSGLLDNIKQELAKNKEMKESIKKFRDEARKLEESDALQEARRKYRTIESETMRTSEVIKKKLGEISGTVKESLDEVSKSDLGRKIKESVEEAAKTAKQSAESVSKGGEKLGKTAAFRALSQGVESVKKELDQSVLGQTGPYRRPERLRKRKEFAGEKFKEEKVFEPNEEALGVVLHKDSRWYQQWKDFRDNNVVFNRFFEMKMKYDESDNALIRASRALTDKVTDLLGGLFSKTEMSEVLTEILRVDPAFDKERFLQQCENDIIPNVLEAMISGELDILKDWCYEATYSQLAHPIQQARALGLQFHSRILDIDNVDLAMGKMMEQGPVLIITFQAQLVMVIKNPKGEVVEGDPDKVLRMLYVWALCRDQDELNPYAAWRLLDISASSTEQVL; from the exons AGATGCCTCGGCAGTGGGGTCCAGTTCCTGTCCAGCCACAGCCTGCTGCCGCTACGCCACCGTGCCTCTCAGACGCGCTGGCCCAGGAGAGAGCTGCCCGTG tcCAGATCTTATTCTTCTGGAAACAGGAAAGGCTTTCTCTCTGGCTTGTTGGATAATATCAAACAAGAATTAGccaaaaacaaggaaatgaaagaaagtataaagaagtTCCGAGATGAGGCCCGCAAGTTGGAAGAGTCCGACGCGCTCCAGGAAGCCAGGAGGAAATAC AGAACCATCGAATCGGAGACCATGCGGACGAGCGAGGTGATAAAGAAGAAGCTGGGGGAGATCTCGGGCACAGTGAAGGAG AGTCTTGACGAAGTCAGTAAAAGCGACCTTGGCCGAAAAATCAAGGAGAGCGTGGAAGAAGCAGCCAAGACTGCCAAGCAGTCCGCCGAGTCAGTGTCCAAGGGCGGGGAGAAGCTGGGGAAGACGGCCGCCTTCAGAGCCCTCTCCCAG GGGGTGGAGTCCGTGAAGAAGGAGCTGGACCAGAGTGTGCTGGGGCAGACTGGGCCCTATCGGAGGCCAGAGCGGCTCAGGAAGAGGAAGGAGTTTGCGGGCGAGAAGTTCAAGGAAGAGAAGGTGTTCGAGCCCAACGA AGAGGCCCTGGGAGTCGTGCTGCACAAGGACTCCAGGTGGTACCAGCAGTGGAAAGATTTCAGGGACAACAACGTGGTCTTTAATC GGTTCTTCGAGATGAAGATGAAGTATGATGAAAGCGACAACGCACTTATCCGGGCGTCCCGTGCGCTGACGGACAAGGTCACGGACTTGCTGG GGGGCCTGTTCTCCAAGACCGAGATGTCGGAGGTGCTCACGGAGATCCTGCGAGTTGACCCTGCCTTCGACAAGGAGCGGTTCCTGCAGCAGTGTGAGAACGACATCATCCCCAACGTCCTGGAG GCCATGATTTCTGGAGAGCTCGACATTCTCAAAGATTGGTGCTATGAAGCT ACCTACAGCCAGCTGGCCCACCCCATCCAGCAGGCCAGAGCGCTGGGCCTGCAGTTCCACTCCCGCATCCTGGACATCGACAACGTCGAT ctGGCCATGGGCAAGATGATGGAGCAGGGGCCTGTGCTGATCATCACCTTCCAGGCCCAGCTGGTGATGGTGATCAAGAACCCCAAAGGCGAGGTGGTCGAGGGCGACCCG GACAAGGTGCTGCGCATGCTGTACGTGTGGGCGCTCTGCCGAGACCAGGACGAACTCAACCCCTACGCAGCCTGGCGGCTTCTGGACATCTCCGCCTCCAGTACAGAGCAGGTCCTCTGA